The window TGAAGGGTTCTATACTCAATTTGGCGGTCGGTCTGGCGGTTGCATCTATTGAGAAACCGCGTCTCGTTCCGCTGTAAAACTCACCGAATTCCACACGCAGTTCCCCACCGATCATCCGGCTGCTGCTACTACGAATTGAGGTTTGAAATGAAGTGAAATTGTAATCATCTGCCGGAATCTCGATCCCTTGAATCCGAAAACCACGATCAAGATTTTCTGTTGTATTCTTAACTTCAAACCCAATGTCGTCGCCTGTTACAAAATCGAATTCTGTCTCAAACGTTATTTCTTGGGTTTCCAACTCGTTTGCTTGGGTGAGGACGAGATCGATATCTGGTCCAATCTGAATCTCGCGAATGCCAAATTTATCGGGCCACGGCGTATAACTTCCACCGCCGCTAAAGCGACGGACATCCCTACGTTGAATATAGCCGACTTCCGGGTTGAAATCTTCACCGATGTCTGTGTATGAAGCGTCGAGTCGAAAGAGGTTCGTTCGCCAATCCCCGCCGATAAAGAAAGCGTTGCTATTTCCAGAGACATCCGTTTCAAAGGTGCGCGCCCCCAACCCTTGGATGTTAATCTCCCGCGTCGGACGATAGGAGAAGTCAAGTCCCGCTGTGTTATTGTATGCATCAGCATCTTGCTTATGGATAACGATGCCACCGACAGTTGATCCGTCTAAAATGTCTCGATTCACCCGCATTACCGAGTAATTCGTGCGAGGTTCGTCAACGGGGGGTTGACCTATCTGAAATTCGTCATCCTTAAACTCGTTTGTCAGGACATTTAGAATTCCTATGTCATAAGGTCCAATTTTTCCCGTCATTTTGCCACCGCCGAGAATCGGGATTGCGTTTCCCTTTGCGAGTCCGATACGACGGCTGTAAAAGAGCAGTAAAGGGGGAGGCCTTTGGAAACTCGGACGTGGGATACCGACATCAAAAATACTGGCACCTTCTAAGAAAAATGGGCGCTGTTCTGGAAAAAAGAGGCTGAAGCGCGTGAGGTTCACCTGTTCCTGGTCTGCTTCCACCTGAGCGAAATCGGTGTTGAACGTTACATCGGCAGTTAGGTTTGGGGTTACGCCATATTTAAGGTCCAAGCCACCCTTAAAAGACGCAAATGCATCGCCACGATGGATCTGAACTT of the Candidatus Poribacteria bacterium genome contains:
- a CDS encoding DUF5916 domain-containing protein, whose amino-acid sequence is MKFLTTNFQYGSCLRSLNFFIFLWVCVLFVPHSVNAQTERELPRMSAHRISEEIRVDGILDEPVWQTVEPIRQLYQIQPDQGEPATEDSEIRIMYDDKKLYFGFIFYDSEMDKVVANDMRRDSPGLRSNDYGFLLLDTYNDRRNAVFFRFTPVGGVEDTAVSNSGGSLNQSWDIVFECRCRINEDNWTAEIAIPFSQLRFERSDVMNWGINFGREIARKQEIDAWNEAPKTYGGLAKYRTAYFGTLEGIEGITPSRNLELLPYLLPGASYTSGVDGREDGLDVKYGEVQIHRGDAFASFKGGLDLKYGVTPNLTADVTFNTDFAQVEADQEQVNLTRFSLFFPEQRPFFLEGASIFDVGIPRPSFQRPPPLLLFYSRRIGLAKGNAIPILGGGKMTGKIGPYDIGILNVLTNEFKDDEFQIGQPPVDEPRTNYSVMRVNRDILDGSTVGGIVIHKQDADAYNNTAGLDFSYRPTREINIQGLGARTFETDVSGNSNAFFIGGDWRTNLFRLDASYTDIGEDFNPEVGYIQRRDVRRFSGGGSYTPWPDKFGIREIQIGPDIDLVLTQANELETQEITFETEFDFVTGDDIGFEVKNTTENLDRGFRIQGIEIPADDYNFTSFQTSIRSSSSRMIGGELRVEFGEFYSGTRRGFSIDATARPTAKLSIEPFIEFNRITLSGEEFDANAFGGRVSYSFSTTLFTKLFTQWSTDRDVLSANFLVNYIYRPGSDLYFVFDQNYDTRDGGFKLLGWTVVGKLTYWWNR